In Oscillatoria acuminata PCC 6304, a single window of DNA contains:
- a CDS encoding type I polyketide synthase yields MNNFSEPIENLDAIAIVGMAIRFPGADSVEQFWQNLQQGVESISFFSDADMIAAGLNPELIQNPRYVKARSILENVEQFDAKFFGFTPREAAITDPQHRILLECAWESLENAGYNSETYPGRIGVYAGMGLSSYSLFNLYPNRDLIESVGVFQTLISNDKDFLPTRISYQLNLRGPSVNVQTACSTSLVAVHIACQSLLNGECDMALAGAASIRVPQQSGYLYQEESILSPDGHCRPFDANAQGTVFGNGAGIVVLKRLDNAIADGDTIRAIIKGSAINNDGHLKVGYTAPSVAGQAEAIAEAMAVANVNPETVSYIQTHGTGTALGDPIEIAALTQVFSRYTDKKACCALGSVKSNIGHLDAAAGIAGLIQTVLALEHQAIPPTLHFESPNPQIDFENSPFYLNAKLSEWPEGETPRRAGVSSFGIGGTNAHVVLEEAPILSQPRTNSRDPKLLAISAKTASALEQATQNLGQYLKIHSDCNLADVAYTLQVGRQGFNYRRVVVAETAEAAAIALSSREPQSVFSGECTTVNPPVTFMFPGQGSQYVNMGQGLYDNQPIFREWVDRACELLLPHLGLDLRTLLYPEPDREAATTEQLAQTQFTQPALFVIEYATAQLWQSWGIQPTAAIGHSIGEYVAACLAGVFSFEDALGLVAVRGRLMQQLPGGSMLAVCLSAEEVRSHLEDSLSLATINSPSLCAVSGKTEAIAQLERQLTATGITCRRLHTSHAFHSPMMEPILDEFRDRVAQVRRNAPQLPFISNLTGTWITPEEAIDPDYWANHLRQPVQFSDGITEVLNQGYSIFLEVGPGWTLSTLTQQQVHPKSSRTILSSLRHPRDEQSDLAFLLATAGRLWLSGVEIDWMAFSPQESPRRIPLPTYPFQRQRYWIDPPQFTRQNTTRELPKFPAHSETIQDGETDSETVLSSSYIAPRNDLEQALAEIWQELLGIEKVGINDNFFELGGHSLLATQVLSRIATTLDVKVPMRRLMETATIAELAVAIEEELIAEMEGLSEEEAERLLLQA; encoded by the coding sequence ATGAATAACTTTTCCGAACCCATAGAAAACCTAGATGCCATAGCGATTGTTGGTATGGCAATTCGCTTTCCCGGGGCCGATTCTGTTGAACAATTTTGGCAAAATTTACAACAAGGAGTAGAATCTATCTCCTTTTTCTCCGACGCGGATATGATTGCAGCGGGATTAAACCCAGAATTAATCCAAAATCCCCGCTATGTCAAAGCCCGTTCTATCTTAGAAAATGTCGAACAATTTGACGCGAAATTTTTTGGATTTACGCCCCGAGAAGCGGCTATCACAGACCCCCAACATCGCATCCTGCTGGAATGCGCTTGGGAATCCCTAGAAAATGCCGGATATAATAGCGAAACCTACCCCGGACGCATAGGGGTATATGCGGGGATGGGATTAAGCAGTTATTCCTTATTTAATTTATATCCCAACCGGGATTTAATTGAATCTGTGGGAGTATTTCAAACCTTAATTAGCAATGATAAAGATTTTCTGCCCACGCGGATTTCTTATCAATTGAATTTACGCGGTCCTAGCGTTAACGTCCAAACTGCTTGCTCTACCTCCTTGGTAGCGGTGCATATCGCCTGCCAAAGTTTGCTGAATGGGGAATGCGATATGGCATTAGCAGGGGCTGCCAGCATTCGAGTTCCGCAACAATCGGGTTATTTATATCAAGAGGAAAGTATTCTCTCCCCCGATGGCCATTGTCGGCCTTTTGATGCTAATGCCCAAGGAACAGTATTCGGAAATGGCGCGGGAATTGTTGTCTTAAAACGATTGGACAATGCTATCGCAGATGGAGATACAATTCGGGCCATTATTAAAGGGTCTGCCATTAATAATGATGGTCATTTAAAAGTGGGTTATACCGCCCCCAGTGTCGCAGGTCAAGCAGAGGCGATCGCTGAAGCAATGGCGGTGGCTAATGTTAATCCAGAAACCGTCAGTTATATCCAAACCCACGGGACTGGGACCGCCTTGGGAGACCCGATTGAAATCGCCGCCCTCACCCAAGTTTTCTCCCGCTATACGGATAAAAAAGCCTGCTGTGCACTTGGTTCAGTTAAGAGCAATATTGGCCATTTGGATGCTGCTGCGGGAATCGCTGGATTGATTCAAACGGTTTTAGCCCTCGAACATCAAGCGATTCCCCCCACTTTGCATTTTGAATCCCCCAATCCTCAAATTGACTTTGAGAATAGTCCCTTTTATCTCAATGCCAAACTGTCAGAATGGCCAGAGGGAGAAACCCCCCGTCGGGCGGGAGTCAGTTCTTTTGGCATTGGCGGAACAAACGCTCATGTTGTCTTGGAAGAAGCGCCTATTTTAAGTCAACCCAGAACCAATAGCCGCGACCCTAAACTGTTAGCTATTTCCGCCAAAACTGCATCTGCCTTAGAACAAGCAACCCAGAATTTAGGGCAGTATTTAAAAATCCATTCCGACTGCAATTTAGCCGATGTTGCCTACACCTTGCAAGTGGGACGGCAGGGATTTAATTATCGCCGGGTGGTCGTCGCTGAAACAGCGGAAGCGGCAGCAATTGCCCTTTCTAGTCGGGAACCCCAATCTGTGTTTAGCGGCGAATGTACTACCGTTAACCCTCCTGTTACGTTTATGTTCCCGGGACAAGGGTCGCAATATGTGAACATGGGACAGGGACTGTATGACAATCAGCCGATTTTTCGGGAATGGGTGGACCGCGCTTGTGAACTGCTGTTACCGCACTTGGGACTAGATTTACGGACGTTACTCTATCCCGAACCCGATCGCGAAGCAGCAACAACGGAACAACTGGCACAAACCCAATTCACCCAACCGGCTTTATTTGTCATTGAATATGCTACGGCGCAACTCTGGCAATCGTGGGGAATTCAACCCACTGCGGCGATCGGGCATAGTATCGGGGAATATGTTGCTGCCTGTCTTGCGGGAGTGTTCTCCTTTGAGGATGCCTTAGGGTTAGTGGCAGTCCGAGGACGACTGATGCAGCAATTGCCGGGGGGGTCGATGTTGGCCGTCTGCTTATCGGCGGAGGAAGTGCGATCGCACCTGGAGGACAGCCTTTCCCTAGCAACCATCAACAGTCCCTCTCTGTGCGCGGTTTCTGGCAAGACCGAGGCGATCGCCCAATTGGAACGACAACTCACCGCAACCGGCATCACCTGTCGCCGTCTGCATACTTCTCATGCCTTCCATTCCCCGATGATGGAACCGATTTTAGATGAATTTCGCGATCGCGTCGCCCAAGTGAGACGAAATGCGCCGCAACTCCCGTTTATCTCTAACCTCACCGGCACTTGGATCACCCCAGAGGAGGCCATTGACCCCGACTATTGGGCCAATCATTTGCGTCAGCCTGTGCAGTTTTCTGATGGAATTACTGAAGTATTGAACCAAGGATATTCTATTTTTTTGGAAGTCGGACCGGGATGGACTCTGAGTACCTTAACCCAACAACAAGTTCATCCCAAATCGTCCCGAACAATTCTCAGTTCTCTGCGTCATCCCCGGGATGAACAATCGGACTTAGCCTTTCTTTTAGCAACCGCAGGCCGCCTCTGGTTGTCCGGGGTTGAAATTGATTGGATGGCATTCTCTCCACAGGAAAGCCCCCGCCGCATTCCATTACCCACCTATCCTTTTCAACGGCAGCGCTACTGGATTGATCCGCCCCAATTTACCCGGCAAAATACTACCAGAGAACTCCCCAAATTTCCAGCCCATTCTGAGACCATTCAGGATGGAGAAACTGATTCCGAAACGGTCCTGAGTTCTAGTTATATTGCTCCCCGAAATGACCTCGAACAAGCCTTAGCTGAAATTTGGCAAGAATTGCTGGGAATCGAGAAAGTCGGGATTAATGATAACTTCTTTGAACTCGGAGGTCATTCTCTGTTAGCAACCCAAGTTCTGTCTCGAATTGCTACCACCTTAGATGTAAAAGTCCCCATG
- a CDS encoding non-ribosomal peptide synthetase, translated as MVMELNQQIQQLDEEVTIFPPSFAQQRLWFIDRLGVTKAVYNIPAAVRLTGELDVLALENSLQAIVDRHEVFRTGFALAEGELVQAIAPTVEFTLNRINLQHLPESSREAQGRQLAETDASQGFDLSRPPLLRGTLIQLDRCDWILLLTMHHIISDGWSIGVLIRELSTLYAAFSQGKPSPLPELPIQYADFALWQRDWLQGEVLEAQLSYWKQQLGGTLPMLDLPGDRPRSPVQTFPGASHSFRLPKALSDSLQALSQQQGVTLYMTLLAAFNILLGRYSGQGDILIGSPIANRTSQELEPLIGFFVNTLVLRTDVSDNSSVVDLLARVRNIALDAFAHQDLPFEKLVEALQPERDLSRTPLFQVMFVLQNAPMSVVQLPGVCMTPVELHSGTAKFDLTLYVTETEGGLKANLEYNRDLFTPATVARMGEHFHNLLTAIAANPQQRVSALPLASPAEQALLTEWNRTKADYPRHCTIPDLFEAQVERTPDAVAFVCGDRTLTYRELNRQANQLAHVLQQSGVTNETIVGIAIERSLLAAVGILGILKAGGAYLPLDPAYPQERLGFMLKDAGVSLLVTQQHLLTIFPSHSIPTICLDSEGERLGNQSPENPQRQLTPDAIAYIIYTSGSTGTPKAVQGLHRGAINRFAWMWKTYPFALKEVCCQKTSLNFVDSVWELFGPLLQGIKTVIIPDKIVKNPQKFIEVLAQEQVTRLVLVPAFLSVLLETYPDLSQRLSALNLWVTSGEALSVDLLQHFHNSLPNRLLLNLYGSSEVSADVTCYASHPGEIIPDKVSIGRPIANTQIYILDEAFQPVPIGVRGEIYVGGEGLARGYLNRTELTAERFIKMPGNDSPGVRLYKTGDLGRYLPDGNIQYLGRQDNQVKIRGFRIELAEVEAALRTHPEIQNAVVIVREDEPGNQRLVAYLVCRETGRNLSSNAWREFLLNKLPEYMVPTAFVPLEVLPLNPNGKVDRHALPKPSHPTINSGVNYQKPRTKIEETIASVWKQLLSAERVGIHDNFFEMGGHSLLLMQVHHQLQKTLNREFPLVILFQYPTIATLANYFVPPADSATIHHPSEDRATHRIAAMNRRKQRRNSIKNSDPYSNS; from the coding sequence ATGGTCATGGAATTGAATCAACAGATACAACAGTTAGACGAAGAGGTGACAATTTTTCCGCCCTCTTTCGCCCAACAGCGACTGTGGTTTATCGATCGCCTAGGGGTGACAAAAGCCGTATATAATATCCCCGCAGCAGTGCGACTCACCGGGGAACTGGATGTGCTGGCACTGGAAAACAGCCTGCAAGCGATCGTGGATCGCCATGAAGTCTTCAGGACCGGATTTGCCCTCGCTGAGGGGGAATTGGTTCAGGCGATCGCCCCAACCGTGGAGTTCACCCTCAACCGGATCAACCTTCAGCATCTCCCGGAATCCAGCCGCGAAGCTCAAGGGCGACAACTGGCTGAAACTGATGCCAGTCAAGGGTTTGATTTGTCGCGTCCACCTTTGTTGCGAGGGACATTAATCCAACTGGACCGTTGCGATTGGATACTCCTTCTCACGATGCACCATATTATTTCCGATGGTTGGTCGATTGGCGTCTTGATTCGCGAACTCAGCACCTTGTATGCTGCCTTTTCCCAAGGCAAACCCTCTCCGTTGCCCGAACTCCCGATTCAGTATGCCGATTTTGCCCTGTGGCAGCGTGACTGGTTACAGGGAGAGGTGTTAGAGGCACAATTAAGCTATTGGAAACAGCAACTCGGTGGCACTCTGCCGATGTTGGACTTACCCGGCGATCGTCCCCGTTCCCCAGTTCAAACGTTCCCCGGGGCGAGTCACAGTTTCCGGTTACCCAAAGCTCTCTCGGACTCCCTCCAGGCATTGAGTCAGCAACAGGGGGTTACTTTATATATGACCCTGCTGGCAGCATTTAATATCCTGTTGGGGCGGTATTCGGGGCAGGGGGATATCCTCATCGGTTCCCCCATTGCCAACCGCACCAGCCAGGAACTCGAACCGCTGATCGGCTTTTTTGTGAATACCCTTGTCTTACGGACGGATGTATCGGACAATTCCTCCGTTGTAGATTTGTTGGCGCGGGTGCGAAATATTGCCCTGGATGCCTTTGCCCATCAGGATTTACCCTTTGAGAAACTGGTGGAAGCGTTGCAGCCTGAACGCGACTTGAGTCGGACTCCCTTATTTCAAGTGATGTTTGTCTTACAAAATGCGCCGATGTCGGTGGTGCAGTTACCGGGAGTCTGTATGACGCCCGTGGAACTCCATAGTGGGACCGCTAAGTTTGATTTAACCTTATATGTCACGGAGACGGAGGGGGGACTCAAGGCCAATTTAGAATACAATCGGGACTTGTTTACCCCGGCAACGGTGGCCCGGATGGGGGAACATTTCCACAACCTGCTAACCGCGATCGCCGCGAATCCCCAGCAGCGTGTCTCCGCGTTGCCATTAGCGAGTCCCGCAGAACAAGCTCTATTGACGGAGTGGAATCGCACAAAGGCGGATTATCCGCGTCACTGCACGATTCCTGACCTCTTCGAGGCACAAGTAGAACGGACTCCCGATGCTGTTGCCTTCGTTTGTGGCGATCGCACCTTGACCTATCGAGAACTCAACCGTCAGGCGAATCAACTCGCCCATGTTTTACAGCAGTCGGGAGTTACAAATGAGACGATTGTGGGGATTGCCATTGAGCGATCGCTGTTAGCTGCCGTCGGGATTCTGGGGATTCTCAAAGCCGGGGGCGCATATCTCCCCCTTGACCCCGCCTATCCCCAAGAACGCTTGGGCTTTATGTTAAAAGATGCGGGAGTCTCTCTGTTAGTGACTCAGCAGCATTTATTAACTATTTTCCCCTCTCATTCCATTCCGACAATTTGTCTGGATAGTGAAGGAGAACGGTTAGGGAACCAGAGTCCAGAAAACCCCCAACGTCAACTCACTCCTGATGCGATCGCCTACATTATTTATACCTCCGGGTCTACCGGAACCCCGAAAGCGGTCCAAGGTCTCCATCGCGGGGCGATTAATCGATTTGCTTGGATGTGGAAGACCTATCCTTTTGCTCTAAAAGAGGTCTGTTGTCAGAAAACTTCCTTAAATTTTGTGGATTCTGTTTGGGAACTATTTGGACCCCTCCTGCAAGGAATTAAAACCGTCATTATTCCCGATAAAATTGTTAAAAATCCCCAGAAATTTATCGAAGTTTTGGCCCAAGAACAAGTCACTCGCTTAGTTTTGGTCCCAGCTTTCTTGAGCGTCTTGTTAGAAACTTATCCCGACTTATCCCAACGATTGAGCGCCTTAAACTTGTGGGTCACCAGTGGAGAAGCCCTTTCTGTAGATTTATTACAACATTTTCACAATAGTCTGCCAAATAGACTATTATTGAATTTATATGGGTCTTCGGAAGTTTCTGCGGATGTGACTTGTTATGCGAGTCACCCCGGGGAAATTATTCCAGACAAAGTGAGTATTGGTCGTCCGATTGCTAACACTCAAATTTACATTTTAGATGAAGCATTTCAGCCTGTACCCATCGGAGTCCGGGGCGAAATTTATGTGGGGGGAGAAGGACTGGCGAGAGGATATCTCAACCGTACCGAACTCACCGCAGAACGGTTTATTAAAATGCCGGGGAATGATTCTCCTGGAGTGCGTCTTTATAAAACTGGGGACTTAGGTCGATATCTCCCCGATGGCAATATTCAATACTTAGGACGGCAAGATAATCAAGTCAAAATTCGCGGATTCCGTATTGAATTGGCAGAAGTCGAAGCCGCCTTAAGAACCCATCCCGAAATTCAGAATGCAGTGGTGATAGTCCGGGAAGATGAACCGGGGAATCAACGATTAGTTGCCTATCTAGTTTGTCGGGAAACCGGGAGGAATTTGAGTAGCAATGCTTGGCGGGAATTCCTCCTGAATAAATTACCGGAGTACATGGTTCCCACTGCCTTTGTTCCCCTAGAAGTCCTGCCGTTAAATCCCAACGGCAAAGTTGACCGTCATGCCTTACCCAAACCGAGTCACCCAACTATTAATTCTGGGGTAAACTATCAAAAACCCCGGACCAAAATCGAGGAAACTATTGCCTCGGTTTGGAAACAGTTGCTGTCGGCGGAACGAGTGGGAATTCACGATAACTTTTTTGAAATGGGCGGTCATTCATTGCTGCTGATGCAAGTTCACCATCAATTACAAAAAACCTTAAACCGTGAATTTCCTCTGGTCATCCTGTTTCAATATCCCACCATCGCCACTTTAGCCAACTATTTTGTCCCCCCAGCAGACTCGGCGACGATTCATCATCCCAGTGAAGACCGGGCAACTCATCGAATTGCAGCCATGAATCGGCGCAAACAACGGCGAAATTCTATTAAAAATAGTGACCCCTATTCTAACAGTTAA
- the panP gene encoding pyridoxal-dependent aspartate 1-decarboxylase PanP, translated as MLQIHPVNSSIETWNPSIEGTILSLFDPSPQAENWEKNVDQQILKIAYQFLRQIEASSDIELPDLMAQFQEFHLPDDASSFDTYLESLTKTLIPHSIHTSSPRFIGHMTSALPHFMRPLAKLMTALNQNLVKTETAKAFTPYERQALGILHRSLYQFPDEFYDYHLQNSHSTLGMVVSGGTSANFTAIWCARNSSLGPKGDFKGIEKEGLAAALEFYGYQGQVIIGSSLMHYSFEKAADLLGIGSQGLIKIPASRHNRIDLDCLRETVAECRAQKQHIIAIVGIAGTTDSGGIDPIEEMAAIAQAAGVHFHVDAAWGGPLIFSQQHRHKLAGIEQADSVTIDAHKQLYAPMGIGMVMFQNPQLAKAIEKHACYTVREGSADLGQRSLEGSRPAMSLFLHAGLHAIGLKGYEFLIDEGIRKTQYMAEQVRLSPEFELLAEPEINLLIYRYIPEQLREFVAKGELTETQNQAIDLVNEQLQKAQRHAGKTFIARTITQTTRYGPMAIVALRAALANPLTTEADIDAVLDDQIALATQLNLGGSQF; from the coding sequence ATGCTTCAAATTCATCCCGTTAATTCCTCTATTGAGACTTGGAATCCTTCTATTGAAGGGACTATCCTCAGCCTCTTTGACCCCTCACCCCAGGCGGAAAACTGGGAAAAAAATGTTGATCAACAAATTTTAAAAATTGCCTATCAATTTTTGCGCCAAATTGAAGCCAGCAGCGACATTGAGCTTCCTGATTTGATGGCTCAATTTCAGGAGTTTCACCTCCCAGATGATGCCTCAAGTTTTGATACTTACTTGGAGAGTTTAACAAAAACCCTCATTCCCCATTCTATTCATACTTCATCTCCTCGTTTTATCGGTCACATGACCTCAGCATTGCCTCATTTTATGCGTCCCCTCGCTAAACTAATGACGGCATTGAATCAAAATTTGGTGAAGACAGAAACCGCGAAAGCCTTTACCCCTTATGAACGCCAAGCGTTAGGCATTTTACATCGATCGCTGTATCAATTTCCCGATGAATTTTACGACTACCATCTGCAAAATTCCCATAGCACTCTGGGGATGGTGGTTTCCGGGGGAACTAGCGCTAATTTCACCGCAATTTGGTGCGCCCGTAATAGCTCATTGGGGCCGAAGGGTGATTTTAAAGGCATTGAAAAAGAAGGGTTAGCTGCTGCTTTGGAGTTCTATGGATACCAAGGACAAGTGATTATCGGGTCGAGTTTGATGCACTATTCTTTTGAAAAGGCAGCGGATTTATTAGGAATAGGCAGTCAAGGATTAATTAAAATTCCTGCCAGTCGCCACAACCGAATTGATTTGGACTGCCTGCGGGAAACCGTTGCCGAATGTCGCGCCCAAAAGCAACATATTATCGCCATTGTTGGCATTGCCGGAACCACCGACTCAGGGGGAATCGACCCCATAGAAGAAATGGCAGCGATCGCCCAAGCAGCGGGGGTACATTTTCACGTTGATGCCGCTTGGGGAGGACCGTTAATCTTTTCCCAACAACATCGCCATAAGTTAGCAGGAATTGAACAGGCGGATTCGGTCACAATCGATGCTCACAAACAACTGTATGCACCGATGGGAATTGGTATGGTGATGTTCCAGAACCCCCAACTGGCAAAAGCAATCGAAAAACACGCCTGTTATACAGTCCGGGAAGGGTCGGCAGATTTGGGTCAGCGATCGCTAGAAGGGTCGCGCCCTGCTATGTCCCTGTTTCTGCACGCTGGCTTGCACGCGATCGGGCTGAAAGGCTATGAATTTTTAATTGATGAAGGGATTCGCAAAACTCAGTATATGGCTGAACAGGTTCGCTTAAGTCCGGAATTTGAACTGTTAGCCGAACCGGAAATTAATCTGCTGATTTATCGTTACATTCCCGAACAATTGCGAGAATTTGTCGCTAAAGGAGAGTTAACCGAAACCCAAAATCAAGCCATTGATTTAGTCAACGAACAGCTACAAAAAGCCCAACGTCACGCGGGAAAAACGTTTATCGCCCGCACGATTACTCAGACCACTCGATATGGACCGATGGCGATCGTGGCATTACGGGCCGCCCTTGCCAATCCCCTCACCACTGAAGCCGATATCGATGCGGTATTAGACGACCAAATTGCCCTCGCTACCCAATTGAATTTGGGAGGATCTCAATTTTGA